A part of Prosthecobacter sp. SYSU 5D2 genomic DNA contains:
- a CDS encoding pectate lyase, translating into MRLWFYCFMMAGLLEAEVPGTPAFPGAEGAGKWAKGGRGGIVIPVTNLEDDGPGSLRAAVERKEPRTVIFRVSGTIELKTPLRIRHPFITIAGQTAPGDGICLKGQEFQIGPTYDVIVRHLRCRPGDKTSGAGEMDAISLYSVRDVIMDHCSATWSTDECFSITRNSDRVTVQHCLIAEALTSHALGSIIGAYEGRISFLNNLYASNRARNPRVSGYQAEAGREESRGPQVDFRHNVIFNWYSGAGYTGTGKVTERERIAMNYVGNYLKPGADTLASSRGKAFTISQGATAELYMEGNRLDKPQQVLTTQADLLRVNPGSTLILRDTPLDFESLPESPDAGVTYERVLENAGAVKPQRDAVDERIIAGVRDGTGRQRVTVEEDVWPLLNGGDPLPDQDGDGLPDAWERAHGLDERDARDGAKVAGPEGWTHLEVWLNSL; encoded by the coding sequence TGCTGGAGGCAGAGGTGCCTGGCACGCCTGCTTTCCCTGGGGCGGAAGGAGCAGGGAAATGGGCAAAGGGTGGGCGCGGGGGGATCGTCATCCCGGTGACGAACCTGGAGGATGACGGACCTGGCAGCCTGAGGGCGGCGGTGGAACGGAAGGAACCGCGCACGGTGATCTTTCGGGTGTCCGGCACGATTGAACTGAAGACACCTTTGCGCATCCGTCATCCGTTCATCACGATCGCCGGGCAGACGGCACCGGGGGACGGGATCTGCCTAAAGGGGCAGGAATTCCAAATCGGGCCGACGTATGATGTCATTGTCCGTCATTTGCGCTGCCGCCCGGGTGACAAAACTTCCGGGGCAGGAGAGATGGATGCCATCAGCCTGTACTCAGTGAGGGACGTGATCATGGATCACTGCTCGGCCACCTGGAGTACGGACGAATGCTTTTCAATCACCCGCAATTCTGACCGTGTGACCGTGCAGCATTGCCTCATCGCGGAGGCGCTGACGAGCCATGCTTTGGGGTCGATCATCGGGGCGTATGAAGGCCGGATTTCCTTTCTGAACAACCTATACGCCAGCAACCGTGCCCGTAATCCAAGAGTGAGCGGATACCAGGCAGAAGCGGGGCGCGAGGAGTCGCGGGGACCGCAAGTGGACTTCCGGCACAATGTGATCTTCAACTGGTATTCGGGGGCGGGTTATACGGGAACAGGCAAGGTCACGGAGCGGGAACGGATCGCCATGAACTATGTGGGCAACTATCTCAAACCGGGCGCGGATACCCTGGCGTCCTCACGGGGCAAGGCGTTTACGATCAGCCAGGGGGCGACGGCGGAACTTTATATGGAAGGCAACCGGCTGGATAAGCCGCAGCAAGTCCTGACGACGCAGGCGGATCTGCTGCGGGTGAATCCTGGCAGCACGCTGATCCTGCGCGATACGCCGCTGGATTTTGAGTCGCTGCCGGAGAGTCCTGATGCGGGGGTCACTTATGAGCGGGTGCTTGAAAATGCGGGGGCGGTGAAACCCCAGCGTGACGCGGTGGACGAACGCATCATCGCCGGGGTGCGTGATGGGACGGGCCGCCAGCGGGTGACTGTGGAGGAGGATGTGTGGCCGCTTTTGAATGGAGGCGATCCCCTGCCAGACCAGGATGGTGACGGCCTGCCCGATGCCTGGGAAAGAGCGCACGGGCTGGATGAACGGGACGCGAGAGACGGGGCCAAGGTGGCGGGCCCAGAGGGCTGGACCCATTTGGAAGTGTGGCTTAACAGCTTGTGA